From the Sphingobium yanoikuyae genome, the window GTTCGCAGACCCTTTATGAGCCCAAGGGCATGGCGCCGCCGACCGGCGTGCTGCGCGTCGGCATGCTGGCCGACATGGTCATCACCAGGGAAAACCCGCTGGCCAATCTCAAGACGCTCTATGGCACCGGTCATTCGCGCCTGAACCCGGAAACCAACAAGCAGGAAATGGTCGGCGGCGTCAGCTACACGATCAAGGACGGCATCGTCTATGATGCCAAGAAGCTGCTGGCCGAAGTGGCCGAGATGGTGAAGGTGGAAAAGGCGCGCACCGGCCAGGCTGGCGCCGGCCCGGCCAATCCCAACGCCATGTAATGGATCGAAAGCGGCGCTCTGGGGAAGGGCGCCGCTTTCATGTCATAGCGGCAGCGCCGTCGTCGACTTGACCTCTTCCAGCACCGCATAGGTCCGCGTCTCGCGCACGCCGGGCATGTCGACCAGTTCCTCGGCCAGGAATTTCCGATAGGCGGCCATGTCCTTCATCCGGACCTTGATCAGATAGTCGAAGCCGCCGGCCACCATATGGCATTCCAATATGTCCCGCTGCCGCCGCGTCGCTTCGGCAAACTGGCGGAAAATGTCGCCGGTGGTGCGGTTGAGCAGCACTTCGATGAAGATCAGCAGCGGCCGCTGGTTGAGGTGCGGGCCGAGCAGCGCGACATAGGAAGAGATATAGCCATTGTCCCGCAGCTTGCGCGTCCGGTCGAAACAGGCCGATGGCGAGAGATTGCAATGCTTGGCCAGATCCTGGTTGGTTATGCGACCATCGGTCTGAAGCTTGTTCAATATCTTCCGGTCAGTTTCGTCCAGGTTCATCGAAACCCCCAAAACGCTAGCAGTTGGCCAAACCTCAACGATATCTGTGCAAGTCGCGGAAAATGCTGGGCTGCGATCCCATGGGCTCATGCCGGGGATAACGTATCGCTGTGGGAAACCCTCAGCGGCATCGCACGTCTCTCGCGGGATTAGCGCCCAACTTGCCAGCGAGGCAGGAGTGTACTAAATGGTACACAATGTCGCAGCCGTCAGGGCTGGGCGACTCGATCGGCCTGTGGACCCGTGGGCACCGCTCTCCGACGACCATAAGAGATGAAGGAGGTGCCGCGTGTCAGGCACGAAAATGCACGGCCAGCCGCTTGTTCGCGGTTGGCTGCTTCTGTTGGGGGCGGTGATCCTTGCCGCTGGCCTCTTTTTCGCCATCGGCGGCGGCAAGCTCGTCAGTCTGGGCGGCAGTCCCTATTTCCTGATCGCGGGCGTCGCTTTGGTCCTTGCGGGCGGCCTCATCGCCCTGCGCAAGACCAGCGGCGGCCTGCTCTTCGGTGCCACCTTCCTGCTGACCATTTTCTGGGCGCTGTGGGAAGTCGGCTTCAGCTTCTGGCCGCTCATTTCCCGCCTGCTGGCGATGGGTGTCGGCGCGACCGTCGTTGCGCTCTCCTATCCGCTGCTGCGGCGCGGCGACGGTTCGGCGCCCGCCTGGCGGCCTGCATTGCTGATGGCGGTGTTGGTCGGCCTCGGTTCGGCGGCCGGCGCGGCCGGCATGTTCATGGTCCATCCGACCGTGCCCTTTGCCGGGCAGATGGCATCGCTGGTACCGGTCGATCCGGCGCGCGAGCAGAAGGACTGGACCGCCTATGGCAACACGCCAGGCGGCAGCCGTTTCGTTGCGCTCGACCAGATCACCCGCGACAATGTGAACAAGCTCAAGGTCGCCTGGACCTATCGCACTGGCGACGTGGCGCAGAGCGATGGCAATGGCGCGGAGGACCAGAATACCCCGCTACAGGTCGGCGACACGCTGTTCATCTGCACCCCACATAACAATGTCATCGCCCTCGACGCCGATACCGGGCGCGAGAAGTGGAAGACGCTGATCAATGCCAAGGCATCCGTCTGGATGCGCTGCCGGGGCCTCGCCTATTTCGACGCCCATGCGCCGATCCAGCAGCCCAGCCTGCCCGGCGCAACGCCGGTGACGGCCGTGACGGTGCCGGCTGGCGCCGCCTGCCAGCGCCGCATCCTGATGAACACGATCAATGCCGAACTGATTGCACTGGATGCCGACACCGGCAAGTTCTGCGCCGATTTCGGCGCCAATGGCCGGGTGGACCTGAAGGCCGGCCTCGGCGATGCGCCCGATCCCCAATATCAGCTCACCTCCGCGCCGACGCTGGCGGGCACGACCGTCGTGGTCGGCGGCCGCGTCGCCGACAATGTGCAGGTCGACATGCCGGGCGGGGTGATGCGCGGCTTCGACGTTATTACGGGCAAGCTGCGCTGGGCCTTCGATCCGGGCAATCCGGCCATCACCGGCACCCCGCCCGTGGGCAAGAGCTACACCCGCTCGACCCCCAATGTCTGGGCCGCCATGTCCTATGATCCGGCGTCCAACACCGTGTTCATGCCGGTGGGCAGCGCCTCGGTCGATCTTTACGGCGTCACCCGCAGCGCCCTCGATCACACATATGGCGCGTCGATGCTGGCGCTCGATGCGACCACCGGCCGCGAGAAATGGCATTTCCAGACGGTCCATAATGATCTGTGGGACTTCGACCTGCCGATGCAGCCGAGCTTCGTCGACTTCCCCGTCGATGCCGCCCGCAAGGTGCCGGCTTTGGTCTTTGGCACCAAGGCCGGGCAGGTCTATGTGCTCGATCGCGCCACCGGCAAGCCGCTGACGGACGTCAAGGAAGTGCCGGTCAAGCCTGCGAACATTCCGGGCGAGCCCTATTCGCTGACCCAGCCCAAGTCGCTCGGCATGCCGCAGATCGGGGTGGGGCCACTGACCGAAGCGGACATGTGGGGCGCCACTCCGTTCGACCAGCTGCTCTGCCGCATCGCCTTCAAGGGCATGCGCTATGAGGGGCTCTACACTGCGCCGGGCACCGACAAGTCGCTGAGCTTCCCCGGATCGCTGGGCGGGATGAACTGGGGCGGCATCTCGACCGACCCGACCAGCGGCACCATCTTCGTCAACGACATGCGCCTTGGCCTGTGGGTGCAGATGTTCCCGCAGACGGCGGCGCAGAAGGGCCAGTCGGGCAGCGCGGGCGAGGCGGTCAATACCGGCATGGGCAGCGTTCCGCTGAAGGGCACGCCCTATTCGGTGGTGAAGGACCGCTTCCTGTCGGCGCTGGGCATTCCCTGCCAGGCGCCGCCCTATGGCACGCTGACCGCGATCGACCTCAAGAGCCGGGCGATCAAGTGGCAGGTGCCGGTGGGCACGGTGCGCGACACCGGGCCGATGGGCATCCGCATGGGCTTGCCGATCCCGATCGGCATGCCGACGCTGGGTGGCACGCTGGCGACGCAGGGCGGCCTGGTCTTCATCGCCGGCACGCAGGACTTCTACTTGCGCGCGTTCAACGCGGCGACTGGCGCGGAAGTGTGGAAGGCCCGCCTGCCGGTCGGCAGCCAGGGCGGCCCGATGAGCTACAAGTCGCCCAGGAGCGGCAAGCAATATGTGGTCGTGACGGCGGGCGGTGCGCGCCAGTCCCCCGACCGAGGCGATTATGTGATCGCCTACACGCTGCGCTGAACCATGGGCGGGGCGGCCCGGCGCCGCTCCGCCTGTCTGTCGTCATCATTCATGTCACCGCGCGCTGATGTGCCGCGCGGAAGGGAGGGGCTTTGGCCCAACATCTTCACCTTCATGCCCGCCTGACACTGGCGATATTGCTGACCCTGCTGCCGGTTGCGGGCGCCCATGCGCAGGACGTCGCCTCGGAAAAGCCGGTGACGGCCCCGCGTGAGACGCTGACCGGCGACTGGGGCGGGCTGCGCACGCGGCTGAAGCAGGCGGGCGTCACCGTGCGCGCGGACTATGTCGGCGAAGCCTTTGCCGCGGTCGATGGCGGCCAGCGACAGGGCAGCGCCTATACCCAGCAATTGCGGGCCAGCCTCGATTTCGACATGGACCGGATCGTCGGCCTGTCCGGCGGCATCGTGCATGTGACCATCAACGACCGGCGCGGCGTCGGCCTCTCTTCCGACATCGTCGGCAATCGCCTGCCGATCCAGGAGGCGGCCGGCGGCAATTATACTCGCCTGTCGGAACTCAGCTACGAACAGAATATCGACAATGGCCGGCTTAACCTGCGGCTGGGCTATTTTGCCATGGGCAATGATCTGGGCGGGATGATCCTGGGCTGCAATTTCGTCAATGCGGCCTTCTGTGCCCATCCGCTGTCGGAATCGGGCAATAGCGGCTGGTATAATTATCCCAATGCCCGCTGGGGCGCGGCGGTGCGCTATCGCATCCGGCCGGATCTCGCGCTGCGCACCGGCGTCTATCAGGTCAATCCGCGCCTGAACGATCCCGACAATGCCTTCCGTCCCTTTGCCGGCGGCACGACCGGCGTATTGCTGCCGCTGGAACTGGAATATGATCCCGGCATCGCGCCGGGCAGCCATGTGCTGCCGGGCCATTACAAGATCGGCGCCTATTATGACACGTCACGCGCCGCGAGGCGCGGCGAGCAGGGCATGTTGCGGGGCCGCTATGGCGTCTATGCGCTGGCCGACCAGATGATCCTGCGCGAAGGGACCGGCAATCGCGGCCTCTCCATCTTCGCCCAGTTCACCGCCAATCCGGAGGCGTCGGCCCAGATCACCCACTGGTATGCGGCCGGGCTGGTCAAGACGGGCACTTTTGCCGGGCGGGACGCCGACAGCATCTCGATCGGCATCGTCCATGCGCAGGTCAATCCACGGCTGCGCCGCGCGGCCGCCGATGCGCAGGATATTCCCGGCGGCTATGCCGCGTTGCCGGTGGGCGAGACCGCGATCGAAATGAGCTATGGCATCCAGCTGCGGCGCTGGCTCAGCATCCGGCCGGACGTTCAATATATTCTCGATCCCGGCGCCTTTTCCTACCGCCGCGCCAATGATGCGCTGGCGCTGGGCGGCCAGGTCAAGATGCAGTTCTGATCCGGCCCATGGTCTCGGCCCAGCCTTCAGCCTTCTGCCCGGCAGTAGCGCAGCACATTGTCGATCACCTGCGCGCGGCGCCGCTCGGCCGCCGCTTCGCTGGTCATGTCGACGCCGAAGATCGCGTGGAAACTGTGGCGGTTGGACACGAAGTAGAAGGCGAGGGCGCTGATCGTCATGTGCAGGTCGACGGCGTCCAGCCCGGCGCGGAAGCTGCCATCGGCAATGCCGCGATCGATCAGTGCCTGGGTCTTGGGCAGGACGATCTCATTATGCCCTTGCGAAATCTCGCCGACATGCGGGCCGCCCCGGATATTCTCGTCCATCACCAGCCGCACCAGTTCGGGATGGTTGAAATGATAGTCGAAGGTGAGGGCGGTCAGCCGTTCCAGCGCTGCAAGCGGCGGCAGGTCGCCCAGTTCGGCCTCCAGTTCGGCCGATCTGATGCCGCGATAGGCTTCGGTCAGGACCGCGCGATAGAGCCCGTCCTTGCTGCCGAAATGATAATAGATCATCCGCTTGGACGTCGCGGTCGCGGCCGCGATCTCGTCCACCCGCGCGCCGGCATAGCCTTTTTCCGCGAAATGCTGAGTAGCGATCGCGACGATGTCGCGCCTGTTGCGTTCGGTGAAATTCTGCTTGTCCACGCCTCGCTTTGCGACGCCGGGCGGCCTATTGCAATGCACAACCGGCGCGCCGGATCGCGATCCGCCGGTCTGCCGATCGAGGAGGAATGCGCTTGATTCCCGACAAGAAGACACAGATCGTCATCGTCGGCGGCGGTGCCGCCGGCCTCGAACTCGCGCGCAAGCTCGGCGCCCGCTATGGCCGCAAGCGGCATGACATCATCCTGATCGATCGCAACCGCACCCATATCTGGAAGCCGCTGCTGCACGAGGTCGCGACCGGGTCGCTCGACGCCAGCCTGGACGAGGTCGGCTATCGCAGCCACTGCCATCGCTGGGGCTATCGCTATCTTTACGGCACGCTGCAGGGCATCGATCGGACCGCGCGGCGGATCCATGTCGCGCCGGTGTTCGACCCCAAGGGGCGCGAGGTGGTGAGCGCCCATTCGGTCCGTTACGACTATCTGGTGCTAGCCTATGGATCGGTCACCAATGATTTCGGGACGCCGGGCGTCGCCGACAATTGCCTGTTCCTCGACAGCCGCGCCCAGGCCGACAGCTTCCGCGATCAGTTGCTCGACCATTGTCTGCGCGTGTCGCGCGCCATGTCGGCCGATCCCGCGTCGGATGCGCGGGTGCGGATCGCGATCGTCGGTGGCGGCGCCACCGGGGTCGAACTGGCGGCGGAACTTTATAATGCCGCCGATGCGCTGGGCTATTATGGGCTGGAGGTGTTCGATCGCCAGCGGCTCGACGTTACCCTGCTGGAGGCCGG encodes:
- a CDS encoding TetR/AcrR family transcriptional regulator produces the protein MDKQNFTERNRRDIVAIATQHFAEKGYAGARVDEIAAATATSKRMIYYHFGSKDGLYRAVLTEAYRGIRSAELEAELGDLPPLAALERLTALTFDYHFNHPELVRLVMDENIRGGPHVGEISQGHNEIVLPKTQALIDRGIADGSFRAGLDAVDLHMTISALAFYFVSNRHSFHAIFGVDMTSEAAAERRRAQVIDNVLRYCRAEG
- a CDS encoding membrane-bound PQQ-dependent dehydrogenase, glucose/quinate/shikimate family; the encoded protein is MHGQPLVRGWLLLLGAVILAAGLFFAIGGGKLVSLGGSPYFLIAGVALVLAGGLIALRKTSGGLLFGATFLLTIFWALWEVGFSFWPLISRLLAMGVGATVVALSYPLLRRGDGSAPAWRPALLMAVLVGLGSAAGAAGMFMVHPTVPFAGQMASLVPVDPAREQKDWTAYGNTPGGSRFVALDQITRDNVNKLKVAWTYRTGDVAQSDGNGAEDQNTPLQVGDTLFICTPHNNVIALDADTGREKWKTLINAKASVWMRCRGLAYFDAHAPIQQPSLPGATPVTAVTVPAGAACQRRILMNTINAELIALDADTGKFCADFGANGRVDLKAGLGDAPDPQYQLTSAPTLAGTTVVVGGRVADNVQVDMPGGVMRGFDVITGKLRWAFDPGNPAITGTPPVGKSYTRSTPNVWAAMSYDPASNTVFMPVGSASVDLYGVTRSALDHTYGASMLALDATTGREKWHFQTVHNDLWDFDLPMQPSFVDFPVDAARKVPALVFGTKAGQVYVLDRATGKPLTDVKEVPVKPANIPGEPYSLTQPKSLGMPQIGVGPLTEADMWGATPFDQLLCRIAFKGMRYEGLYTAPGTDKSLSFPGSLGGMNWGGISTDPTSGTIFVNDMRLGLWVQMFPQTAAQKGQSGSAGEAVNTGMGSVPLKGTPYSVVKDRFLSALGIPCQAPPYGTLTAIDLKSRAIKWQVPVGTVRDTGPMGIRMGLPIPIGMPTLGGTLATQGGLVFIAGTQDFYLRAFNAATGAEVWKARLPVGSQGGPMSYKSPRSGKQYVVVTAGGARQSPDRGDYVIAYTLR
- a CDS encoding Lrp/AsnC ligand binding domain-containing protein — its product is MNLDETDRKILNKLQTDGRITNQDLAKHCNLSPSACFDRTRKLRDNGYISSYVALLGPHLNQRPLLIFIEVLLNRTTGDIFRQFAEATRRQRDILECHMVAGGFDYLIKVRMKDMAAYRKFLAEELVDMPGVRETRTYAVLEEVKSTTALPL
- a CDS encoding NAD(P)/FAD-dependent oxidoreductase; the protein is MRLIPDKKTQIVIVGGGAAGLELARKLGARYGRKRHDIILIDRNRTHIWKPLLHEVATGSLDASLDEVGYRSHCHRWGYRYLYGTLQGIDRTARRIHVAPVFDPKGREVVSAHSVRYDYLVLAYGSVTNDFGTPGVADNCLFLDSRAQADSFRDQLLDHCLRVSRAMSADPASDARVRIAIVGGGATGVELAAELYNAADALGYYGLEVFDRQRLDVTLLEAGPRILPALPDRLADAAREELEMLGVKVRAGVAVTASTPEGMETKDGGFVPADLQVWAAGVKAATIRDGLDGLELFRAGQVIVRPTLQSLADDRVFAMGDCASYTPQGADRPIPPRAQAAHQMADTVFANLGRLMADRPLKAFVYKDHGSLVSLSRYSTVGSLMGKLVGGRMAVEGRLARFVYMSLYRMHLLAVHGSIRGPALILVSHINRFVRPRLKLH
- a CDS encoding carbohydrate porin — protein: MAQHLHLHARLTLAILLTLLPVAGAHAQDVASEKPVTAPRETLTGDWGGLRTRLKQAGVTVRADYVGEAFAAVDGGQRQGSAYTQQLRASLDFDMDRIVGLSGGIVHVTINDRRGVGLSSDIVGNRLPIQEAAGGNYTRLSELSYEQNIDNGRLNLRLGYFAMGNDLGGMILGCNFVNAAFCAHPLSESGNSGWYNYPNARWGAAVRYRIRPDLALRTGVYQVNPRLNDPDNAFRPFAGGTTGVLLPLELEYDPGIAPGSHVLPGHYKIGAYYDTSRAARRGEQGMLRGRYGVYALADQMILREGTGNRGLSIFAQFTANPEASAQITHWYAAGLVKTGTFAGRDADSISIGIVHAQVNPRLRRAAADAQDIPGGYAALPVGETAIEMSYGIQLRRWLSIRPDVQYILDPGAFSYRRANDALALGGQVKMQF